Proteins found in one Labrenzia sp. VG12 genomic segment:
- a CDS encoding cell envelope integrity EipB family protein — protein sequence MIGQGTPVLAAGAGASAGQKLAPHRAVYDMKLGDTEEQAGIAGLSGRMVYDFSGNACEGYSVNFRFVTEFQDTNGGSQITDLQTTSFEEPAAASYQFLSKTFVDQKLVEETRGTAHAGADARTVELKQPAEKSLEIGGDVLFPTEHLLAILKAADENVHFLAADIYDGAETGEKVYATTTVIGTRAVNDLQGNADAVAASLDGETYWPVTVAYFDPSKDDASGELMPVYQLAFRLYENGISSHLKLDYGDFTIHGKMASLELYEEGDCPQD from the coding sequence GTGATTGGACAGGGGACGCCGGTCCTGGCAGCAGGCGCAGGGGCGTCTGCAGGGCAGAAGCTGGCGCCGCACAGGGCCGTCTATGACATGAAGCTCGGCGACACCGAAGAACAGGCCGGAATCGCAGGGCTGAGCGGGCGCATGGTCTATGATTTCTCCGGCAATGCCTGCGAGGGATACAGCGTCAATTTCCGCTTCGTGACGGAGTTCCAGGACACCAACGGCGGCTCCCAGATCACGGATCTGCAGACGACGTCGTTCGAGGAGCCGGCGGCCGCAAGTTATCAGTTCCTGTCCAAGACCTTTGTTGATCAGAAGCTGGTTGAGGAAACCCGCGGGACGGCGCATGCAGGCGCAGATGCCAGGACGGTTGAGTTGAAACAGCCGGCGGAAAAGTCGCTGGAAATCGGCGGCGACGTGTTGTTTCCGACCGAGCATCTTCTCGCCATATTGAAAGCGGCAGACGAGAATGTGCACTTCCTGGCGGCTGACATCTATGACGGCGCGGAGACTGGCGAAAAAGTCTATGCCACAACCACGGTCATTGGCACCAGAGCCGTCAACGACCTGCAGGGAAATGCGGACGCAGTGGCCGCGTCGCTGGATGGCGAAACCTACTGGCCTGTCACCGTCGCCTATTTCGACCCGAGCAAGGATGACGCGTCAGGCGAGTTGATGCCTGTCTACCAATTGGCTTTCCGCCTCTATGAAAACGGTATCAGCAGCCATCTGAAACTCGACTATGGCGACTTCACCATTCACGGAAAGATGGCGTCGCTTGAACTCTACGAAGAAGGCGACTGCCCGCAAGACTGA
- a CDS encoding response regulator, with amino-acid sequence MAKSVLIVEDNELNMKLFHDLLEAHGYNTLQTRTGIEALRLAREHHPDLILMDIQLPEVSGLEVTKWIKEDEDISSIPVIAVTAFAMKGDEERIRQGGCEAYISKPISVAKFLETVRSYLGEA; translated from the coding sequence ATGGCAAAATCGGTGTTGATCGTAGAAGACAACGAGCTGAACATGAAACTGTTTCATGATCTGCTCGAAGCGCACGGCTACAACACCTTGCAAACCCGGACCGGTATCGAGGCCCTGCGTCTTGCGCGTGAACACCATCCCGACCTGATCCTGATGGACATTCAATTGCCTGAAGTGTCCGGGCTGGAAGTGACTAAGTGGATCAAGGAAGACGAGGATATCTCGTCCATTCCGGTTATCGCGGTCACCGCCTTTGCCATGAAGGGCGATGAGGAACGCATTCGCCAGGGTGGCTGCGAAGCCTATATTTCCAAACCTATTTCGGTGGCGAAGTTTCTCGAGACGGTTCGGTCCTATCTCGGCGAGGCGTGA
- a CDS encoding RidA family protein, giving the protein MSTIEARLNDLGVTLPEAAAPAANYVPFVKTGNQLFISGQLPMADGKIQVTGKLGDTLSIEDGKTAARLCAINLLAQAKAATGDLEKVVRLVKIVGFVNSTADFGDQPQVINGASDFLVEAMGDKGRHARSAVSAASLPFGVAVEIEAIFEIEA; this is encoded by the coding sequence ATGAGCACGATTGAAGCCCGCTTGAACGATCTGGGGGTCACCCTGCCGGAAGCTGCCGCACCGGCGGCAAACTATGTGCCCTTCGTGAAGACCGGCAATCAGCTCTTCATTTCCGGACAGCTGCCGATGGCAGACGGCAAGATCCAGGTCACCGGCAAGCTCGGCGATACGCTCAGCATCGAAGATGGCAAAACAGCCGCACGGCTGTGTGCCATCAATCTGCTTGCCCAGGCAAAGGCCGCAACCGGCGACCTGGAAAAAGTCGTTCGTCTGGTGAAGATCGTCGGGTTCGTGAATTCCACTGCCGACTTCGGTGACCAGCCGCAGGTCATCAACGGCGCGTCCGACTTCCTTGTTGAAGCCATGGGCGACAAGGGACGTCACGCTCGCTCTGCCGTCAGCGCAGCCTCCCTGCCATTCGGCGTTGCGGTCGAGATCGAAGCCATCTTCGAGATCGAAGCCTGA
- a CDS encoding glycerophosphodiester phosphodiesterase family protein, protein MTPDLEAIFARPIAHRGYHNADDGIIENTPSAIQKSVEHDFAIEVDVQETADGQALVFHDYTLDRLAEGSGRVIEQQSADLLKIHMKTGTDRLWLLQDLFELVDGKVPLVIEIKSLLRRDAQGDFVRHIADQVAAYKGSACIKSFDPDMLSIARGHQPNVLRGIVADGAEPGPDYVRYGRVDRFILRHILHAPRTRPHFVSYGVKDLPKAGPSLLRSMFKLPLMCWTVRTRDQRERAARYADQIVFEGFDPDKSAT, encoded by the coding sequence ATGACCCCGGATCTAGAAGCCATTTTCGCACGTCCGATTGCTCATCGTGGCTATCACAATGCCGATGATGGCATTATCGAAAACACCCCCTCCGCCATCCAGAAATCTGTCGAGCATGATTTCGCCATCGAGGTCGATGTTCAGGAAACAGCCGATGGCCAGGCACTGGTGTTTCACGACTATACGCTGGATCGCCTGGCAGAAGGCAGTGGACGCGTGATCGAACAGCAGTCGGCTGATCTTCTGAAAATCCACATGAAAACCGGGACGGATCGGTTGTGGCTGCTTCAGGACCTGTTCGAACTGGTTGACGGCAAGGTTCCGCTGGTCATCGAAATCAAGTCCCTGCTGCGCCGCGATGCCCAGGGCGACTTTGTCCGGCACATTGCCGATCAGGTCGCCGCCTATAAGGGATCGGCCTGCATCAAGTCCTTTGACCCGGACATGTTGTCGATTGCCAGGGGTCATCAGCCCAATGTGTTGCGCGGCATCGTTGCCGACGGCGCCGAGCCGGGTCCGGATTATGTCCGCTATGGCCGGGTCGACCGGTTCATTCTACGCCATATCCTGCATGCTCCGCGTACACGTCCGCATTTCGTTTCCTATGGTGTCAAGGACCTGCCCAAGGCCGGGCCGAGCCTGTTGCGGTCGATGTTCAAGCTGCCCCTGATGTGCTGGACCGTTCGGACAAGAGATCAGCGCGAGCGCGCGGCCCGCTATGCGGACCAGATCGTGTTCGAAGGGTTCGATCCGGACAAATCCGCCACATGA
- a CDS encoding NUDIX hydrolase, which yields MTGTFEKQLAKDEKAGDYPYIRPKDAATLLILDRDDKGTVRLLMGRRHMRHTFMPGKFVFPGGRVDPGDSRIANVLPYHPDVESRLFKDLKNAKSAARVRALALAAIRETYEEAGLFIGRKTEAAPLRLGAGFEAFAERHVQPDLGGLRMIARAITPPQRPRRFDTRFLAVWADAIADRLPEGHGPSGELEDCAWLTFEEARAKELPMITTKILGDLEERLAADPELTPAPSVPYYFFRKGGFVRETL from the coding sequence ATGACCGGCACCTTTGAGAAGCAACTGGCGAAAGACGAGAAAGCGGGAGACTATCCCTATATTCGCCCGAAGGATGCAGCGACGCTGCTCATTCTCGACCGGGATGACAAGGGAACGGTCCGCCTCTTGATGGGCCGGCGCCATATGCGCCACACATTCATGCCCGGCAAATTCGTGTTTCCAGGTGGCCGGGTGGACCCGGGCGACTCCCGTATCGCCAATGTGCTGCCTTATCATCCGGATGTGGAATCCAGGCTGTTCAAGGATCTGAAAAACGCCAAGTCGGCGGCGCGGGTCCGCGCGCTCGCCCTGGCAGCCATTCGTGAAACCTATGAGGAGGCGGGCCTCTTCATCGGGCGCAAGACCGAGGCCGCTCCCCTTCGTCTTGGAGCCGGGTTTGAAGCCTTTGCCGAGCGGCACGTCCAGCCCGACCTAGGCGGCCTGCGCATGATCGCCAGAGCGATCACCCCGCCGCAGCGCCCGAGGCGGTTCGATACCCGTTTTCTCGCCGTCTGGGCGGATGCAATTGCAGACAGGTTGCCCGAAGGCCATGGCCCCTCCGGCGAACTGGAAGACTGTGCCTGGCTCACATTTGAAGAGGCGCGGGCAAAGGAACTGCCCATGATCACCACAAAGATCCTGGGAGACCTGGAAGAGCGTCTGGCGGCCGATCCGGAGCTGACACCGGCACCGTCTGTTCCCTATTACTTCTTCCGTAAGGGCGGCTTTGTCAGAGAAACGCTCTGA
- a CDS encoding DNA polymerase IV, which produces MTQLPISNLSLCRDCGARSQDKGARCLTCGSPRLVRHAELDQLSIAHIDCDAFYAAVEKRDNPELQDLPVIIGGGQRGVVSTCCYIARIYGVRSAMPMFKAMEACPQAVVIKPNMEKYARIGKDIRERMRALTPLVEPISIDEAFLDLTGTERLHKAVPAEILARFIRDLETEIGISASVGLAPNKFLAKLASDLEKPRGFSVIGATEAETVLAGMPVGRIWGVGKVFQKKLERDGIRTIGQLQEMDAADLARRYGSIGLRLARLSHGDDSRDVTPQRGAKSVSSETTFRTDISSFETLRPILRNLSEKVSARLKKSELSGRGVTLKLKTADFKTITRARHLQDPTQLADRIFAAGEDLLAAETDGRRFRLIGIGVSDLETAEQADPQDLVDRDAERRKNAELAVDRLRDKFGKSAVELGLTHAARSEGQAKKTGGN; this is translated from the coding sequence GTGACACAGCTCCCTATATCCAATCTCAGCCTTTGCCGGGATTGCGGCGCCCGATCGCAAGATAAGGGCGCCCGTTGCCTGACCTGTGGCAGCCCCCGGCTTGTTCGCCATGCCGAGCTGGACCAGCTGTCCATCGCCCACATCGATTGCGACGCCTTTTATGCAGCCGTCGAGAAACGCGACAATCCGGAGCTGCAGGATCTGCCCGTCATTATCGGCGGCGGCCAGAGGGGTGTCGTCTCCACCTGCTGCTATATCGCCCGGATCTACGGAGTGCGGTCCGCCATGCCGATGTTCAAGGCCATGGAAGCCTGCCCGCAGGCCGTGGTCATCAAGCCGAACATGGAAAAATACGCCAGGATCGGAAAAGACATTCGCGAGCGTATGCGGGCTCTCACACCACTGGTGGAACCGATCTCGATCGACGAGGCTTTCCTGGACCTCACCGGCACCGAGCGGCTGCACAAGGCGGTGCCGGCTGAGATCCTGGCAAGGTTTATCCGCGACCTTGAAACCGAGATCGGCATTTCTGCATCTGTCGGCCTCGCCCCCAACAAGTTTCTGGCAAAACTCGCGTCCGATCTTGAAAAACCACGCGGTTTCTCCGTCATCGGAGCAACCGAAGCCGAAACGGTGCTGGCGGGCATGCCGGTCGGTCGGATCTGGGGTGTTGGCAAGGTCTTCCAGAAGAAGCTTGAAAGGGACGGCATCCGAACCATCGGCCAGTTGCAGGAGATGGACGCCGCCGATCTGGCCCGCCGCTATGGATCGATCGGTCTGCGACTGGCTCGGCTTTCTCATGGCGACGACAGCCGGGACGTCACACCGCAGCGCGGCGCCAAGAGCGTGTCTTCCGAAACCACCTTCCGGACGGATATCTCGAGCTTCGAGACGCTGCGCCCGATCCTGAGAAACCTGTCGGAGAAAGTTTCTGCGCGATTGAAAAAGTCGGAGCTCTCGGGACGCGGTGTCACGCTGAAGCTGAAAACGGCTGACTTCAAGACCATCACGCGTGCGCGCCACCTGCAGGATCCGACCCAGCTTGCCGACCGCATATTCGCAGCGGGCGAGGATCTGCTCGCAGCAGAAACGGATGGCAGGCGGTTCAGGCTGATAGGCATCGGCGTCAGCGATCTGGAAACGGCCGAGCAGGCAGACCCGCAGGATCTTGTCGATCGCGATGCCGAACGGCGCAAGAATGCGGAGCTGGCGGTAGACCGGCTCCGCGACAAGTTCGGAAAGTCGGCTGTGGAACTCGGCCTGACTCACGCCGCCCGTTCCGAAGGACAAGCCAAAAAGACCGGCGGAAACTGA
- a CDS encoding RidA family protein produces the protein MEKTAIVPDELESFYSDWKMSPGLACGDFLFLTGFTGADADGTLSTDPEKQMRNAFRKIGLVLEEAGLDYSALVEMTTYHVGLRDHLALFKSVRADYVREPYPAWTAIEVAGFVREGTVIEIKAVACRRPSSS, from the coding sequence ATGGAAAAGACTGCCATCGTCCCGGACGAGCTAGAGAGCTTCTACAGCGACTGGAAGATGTCGCCGGGACTGGCCTGCGGCGACTTTCTGTTCCTGACCGGTTTCACAGGTGCGGATGCCGACGGCACCCTGTCCACCGATCCGGAAAAACAGATGCGCAACGCCTTCCGCAAGATCGGTCTGGTTCTGGAAGAAGCGGGACTGGATTACAGTGCGCTTGTTGAAATGACCACCTACCACGTCGGGCTACGGGATCATCTTGCCCTGTTCAAGTCCGTCCGTGCTGACTATGTGCGCGAGCCCTACCCGGCCTGGACAGCCATTGAAGTCGCCGGATTCGTCCGCGAAGGCACCGTCATCGAAATCAAGGCGGTTGCCTGCCGCAGGCCCAGTTCCAGCTGA
- a CDS encoding GNAT family N-acetyltransferase, with amino-acid sequence MTTHGPEHGTSTDASRAQDAVTLRILSSLKDISAADWDRVANPGWKLSGAGILEKQAPGLSEDDLSSLIPSDDEAVSEETDFNPFLSHAFLEALETSGCATSETGWLPRHMVLQESSGAIIGAVPAYLKSHSQGEYVFDHGWADAFYRAGGDYYPKLQISVPFTPATGRRFLTAAGINREAGLQALAAGLVQVCQRSGASSVHATFLTRPEWNSLGELGYLRRTDQQFHWENQGYDSFEDFLADLASRKRKAIRKERREALKAEGLEVEWVTGKDLTEAHWDAFYSFYMDTGSRKWGRPYLNRTFFSLINERLAKRTLLVLAKRDGRYIAGALNFIGSETLFGRHWGCTEHHPFLHFELCYYQAIDFAIARGLKRVEAGAQGAHKLARGYLPTTTYSAHWIAHEGLHDAVADFLEHERRAVERENEALAEHAPFRKAE; translated from the coding sequence ATGACAACCCACGGGCCCGAACACGGCACGTCGACGGACGCATCGCGCGCTCAGGATGCCGTCACGCTGCGCATCCTGTCGTCTCTGAAAGACATTTCCGCCGCCGATTGGGATCGCGTGGCGAACCCGGGCTGGAAACTGTCCGGCGCAGGCATCCTGGAAAAACAGGCGCCCGGTCTGTCCGAAGACGATCTCTCCAGCTTAATCCCCTCCGACGATGAAGCCGTTTCTGAAGAAACCGACTTCAACCCTTTCTTGTCACACGCTTTTCTTGAGGCATTGGAGACGTCTGGCTGCGCCACCAGCGAGACCGGCTGGTTGCCGCGACACATGGTTCTGCAGGAATCGTCCGGCGCGATCATTGGTGCTGTTCCCGCCTATCTGAAGAGCCACTCCCAGGGTGAATATGTGTTCGACCACGGTTGGGCGGATGCATTCTACCGGGCGGGCGGCGACTACTATCCGAAACTGCAGATCTCGGTTCCTTTCACGCCAGCCACCGGGCGTCGGTTTCTGACGGCAGCCGGCATCAACCGGGAGGCCGGGCTGCAGGCGCTTGCCGCCGGGCTTGTCCAGGTCTGCCAGCGGTCCGGCGCCTCCTCTGTTCATGCGACTTTTCTCACCAGGCCGGAATGGAACAGCCTCGGTGAACTGGGCTATCTCCGGCGAACAGATCAGCAGTTTCACTGGGAAAATCAGGGATATGACAGTTTCGAGGACTTTCTGGCGGACCTTGCATCTCGCAAGCGCAAGGCCATCCGGAAAGAACGCCGCGAAGCGCTGAAGGCGGAAGGACTAGAGGTCGAGTGGGTCACCGGAAAAGACCTGACCGAGGCACACTGGGATGCGTTCTACAGTTTCTACATGGACACCGGCTCCCGCAAATGGGGCCGTCCTTATCTGAACCGGACCTTCTTTTCACTGATCAATGAGCGTCTGGCGAAGCGCACCTTGCTGGTCCTGGCCAAGCGGGACGGACGCTATATCGCCGGTGCGCTCAACTTTATCGGCTCAGAAACCCTGTTCGGACGCCATTGGGGCTGCACGGAACACCACCCTTTCCTGCATTTTGAACTTTGTTACTACCAGGCCATCGATTTCGCGATTGCCCGCGGTCTCAAGCGTGTTGAAGCAGGCGCCCAGGGCGCCCACAAGCTGGCCCGAGGCTACCTTCCAACGACGACCTATTCGGCGCACTGGATCGCCCATGAAGGCCTGCATGATGCCGTCGCCGACTTCCTGGAGCACGAGCGCCGCGCCGTTGAGCGGGAGAACGAAGCTCTTGCCGAACATGCGCCCTTCCGCAAGGCGGAATAG
- the rpmG gene encoding 50S ribosomal protein L33: MAKATTIKIKLLSTADTGFFYVTKKNSRTMTEKMVKKKYDPIAKKHVEFKEAKIK; this comes from the coding sequence ATGGCCAAGGCGACAACAATCAAAATCAAGCTGCTCTCCACGGCGGATACCGGTTTCTTCTATGTCACCAAGAAGAACTCCCGCACGATGACCGAAAAAATGGTCAAAAAGAAATACGACCCGATTGCCAAGAAGCACGTCGAGTTCAAGGAAGCCAAGATCAAGTAA
- a CDS encoding HAD family hydrolase codes for MPEPTPVLPEVLAQIHALPTSSRPLIICDVDEVILHMIAHLEDYLNARNLRFLNHQYRLTGNIGPHDTDTPLPADDVKRHLHTFFDEVSHQQEIVPGAETALKELSTDWDIVLLTNLPGGHNKPAREKLLSGLGVPFPVVTNSGPKGGAVAALSAQRAQPVVFIDDSPTNHSSVNASLPSSVQVQFIADARFRANMRQEDHIDLLTGDWQETANFIGDILR; via the coding sequence ATGCCTGAACCGACCCCGGTGCTGCCGGAGGTCCTGGCACAGATTCACGCTCTGCCCACCTCCTCCCGCCCCCTCATCATTTGCGATGTCGATGAAGTCATTCTTCACATGATTGCGCATCTGGAGGACTATCTGAACGCGCGCAACCTGCGATTTCTCAATCACCAGTACCGTCTTACGGGGAATATCGGCCCTCACGACACCGATACCCCTTTGCCCGCAGACGATGTAAAACGTCACCTGCACACATTCTTCGACGAAGTCAGCCATCAACAGGAGATTGTTCCGGGAGCTGAAACGGCGCTGAAGGAACTCTCCACCGACTGGGACATTGTGCTCCTGACCAATCTGCCGGGAGGGCACAACAAACCGGCTCGGGAAAAACTGCTGTCCGGTCTCGGCGTGCCATTTCCGGTGGTGACCAACTCCGGCCCAAAGGGCGGTGCGGTTGCAGCACTGTCCGCGCAGCGTGCTCAGCCGGTCGTCTTCATTGACGACAGCCCGACCAATCACAGCTCCGTCAACGCATCCCTGCCCTCGTCGGTGCAGGTCCAGTTCATCGCCGATGCAAGGTTCCGGGCCAACATGCGCCAGGAAGATCACATCGACCTGCTCACCGGAGATTGGCAGGAGACGGCGAACTTCATTGGCGATATCCTGCGCTGA
- a CDS encoding DUF983 domain-containing protein, which translates to MTVRYDMHETMQAPEPPAEKPKRKIIPAMLRGARNRCMNCGEGQVFDGFLTTRHACAKCGEEFHHHRADDAPPYFTITIVGHIVIPGLLIVEVLWRPELWIHMSIWIPLTLILSLGLMRPIKGALVGLQWALYMHGFDPDAEDDLPPPAPTPSERTT; encoded by the coding sequence GTGACGGTCCGTTACGATATGCACGAAACGATGCAGGCTCCCGAACCGCCTGCGGAAAAGCCGAAGCGCAAGATCATTCCCGCCATGCTGCGCGGTGCCCGGAACCGCTGCATGAACTGCGGCGAGGGCCAGGTCTTCGACGGCTTCCTGACAACCCGCCATGCCTGTGCAAAATGCGGTGAAGAGTTTCACCATCACCGCGCCGATGACGCGCCGCCCTATTTCACCATCACCATTGTCGGCCATATCGTGATCCCCGGCCTTTTGATCGTCGAGGTCCTGTGGCGCCCGGAACTCTGGATCCACATGTCGATCTGGATACCGCTGACCTTGATCCTGTCGTTGGGTCTGATGCGGCCGATCAAGGGAGCCCTGGTGGGTTTGCAATGGGCGCTCTACATGCACGGCTTCGATCCGGATGCGGAAGACGACCTGCCGCCACCGGCTCCGACACCGTCTGAAAGGACCACATGA
- a CDS encoding DUF3572 domain-containing protein has product MKNMQGKSLSVEEAQGIATEALLQLSREPEQIGRFLAFSGIGPEMIRDAAGEPGFLAGVLEFYMADEALLLTFCENAGIRPTMIAAARFALAGGEPDYA; this is encoded by the coding sequence ATGAAAAATATGCAAGGCAAGTCATTGTCCGTTGAAGAAGCTCAGGGAATTGCCACAGAAGCGCTGCTTCAACTCAGCCGGGAACCCGAGCAAATCGGCCGATTTCTTGCCTTTTCAGGAATTGGACCGGAGATGATTCGCGATGCGGCCGGAGAACCCGGATTTCTTGCAGGAGTTCTTGAGTTCTACATGGCCGACGAAGCGCTTCTGCTTACTTTCTGCGAAAATGCCGGAATTCGACCGACAATGATTGCCGCTGCACGTTTTGCCCTGGCCGGAGGAGAGCCCGATTATGCCTGA